In the Phaeobacter gallaeciensis genome, one interval contains:
- the glmU gene encoding bifunctional UDP-N-acetylglucosamine diphosphorylase/glucosamine-1-phosphate N-acetyltransferase GlmU, translating to MSTALVILAAGKGTRMNSDLPKVLHPIAQAPMLEHAMSAGRALEPERIVVVAGHGAEAVRAAVADIDVSAEVVLQDEQLGTGHAVDQAREALAGFDGDAVVLYGDTPFVSGETITRMIEARAKADLVVLGFEAADPGRYGRLVMDGDSLERIVEFKDASETERAITFCNSGLMACASQLMFELIAEIGNDNAAGEYYLTDLVELARAKGLRVTAVACDEAETLGINSRAELAQADALFQSRARAEALENGVTLMAPETVYFAFDTVVGRDAVIEPNVVFGPGVTVESGALIRAFSHLEGCHVSRGAKVGPYARLRPGAELAEDTHIGNFVEIKNAEIAAGAKVNHLSYVGDASVGEATNIGAGTITCNYDGVMKHRTEIGARSFIGSNTLLVAPVRIGDEAMTASGTVVTKNVDDGDLAISRSAQENKPGRARKLMDMLRAKKARKAKGGA from the coding sequence ATGAGCACAGCCCTCGTCATCCTGGCCGCAGGCAAAGGCACGCGGATGAATTCGGATCTGCCTAAGGTCCTGCATCCCATCGCCCAGGCCCCCATGCTGGAACACGCCATGTCCGCCGGGCGCGCTTTGGAGCCGGAGCGGATCGTCGTGGTTGCCGGTCATGGCGCCGAAGCAGTGCGCGCCGCCGTGGCCGACATCGACGTGAGCGCCGAGGTTGTGCTGCAAGATGAACAGCTGGGCACAGGTCACGCAGTGGATCAGGCAAGGGAGGCGCTGGCCGGGTTTGATGGCGATGCGGTGGTTCTTTATGGCGACACGCCTTTTGTCAGCGGCGAGACCATCACCCGCATGATCGAAGCGCGCGCCAAGGCCGATCTGGTGGTTCTGGGCTTTGAGGCTGCTGACCCTGGCCGCTATGGGCGGCTTGTGATGGACGGCGACAGTCTGGAGCGGATCGTCGAGTTCAAGGACGCGAGCGAGACCGAACGCGCAATCACCTTCTGCAATTCCGGCCTGATGGCCTGCGCATCGCAGCTGATGTTCGAACTGATCGCCGAGATCGGCAACGACAATGCGGCGGGCGAATACTATCTCACCGATTTGGTGGAACTGGCCCGCGCCAAGGGCCTGCGCGTCACCGCCGTAGCCTGTGACGAGGCCGAAACGCTGGGCATTAACAGCCGCGCGGAACTGGCCCAGGCCGATGCGCTGTTCCAGAGCCGCGCCCGCGCCGAGGCGCTGGAAAATGGCGTCACCCTGATGGCGCCGGAAACCGTCTATTTCGCCTTTGACACCGTGGTCGGCCGCGATGCGGTCATCGAACCCAACGTGGTGTTCGGCCCTGGCGTCACGGTAGAAAGCGGCGCGTTGATCCGCGCCTTTTCGCATCTCGAAGGCTGCCACGTCAGCCGCGGCGCCAAGGTCGGCCCCTATGCCCGCCTGCGCCCCGGCGCCGAACTGGCAGAAGACACCCATATCGGCAACTTCGTCGAGATCAAGAACGCCGAAATCGCTGCTGGCGCCAAGGTCAATCATCTTTCTTACGTGGGCGATGCCTCGGTCGGCGAAGCCACCAATATCGGGGCCGGCACCATCACCTGCAACTATGATGGCGTAATGAAGCACCGGACCGAAATCGGCGCCCGCAGCTTTATCGGCTCCAACACCCTTCTGGTGGCACCGGTGCGCATCGGCGATGAGGCGATGACCGCCAGCGGCACCGTGGTGACAAAAAATGTCGACGATGGTGATCTGGCAATCTCGCGCAGCGCCCAGGAAAACAAACCCGGCCGCGCGCGAAAACTGATGGACATGCTGCGTGCCAAGAAGGCCCGCAAGGCAAAAGGAGGCGCGTAA
- a CDS encoding HAD-IA family hydrolase produces the protein MRTVIFDLDGTLADTSGDLLAAANACFRQMGHGDLLTRPGDAAIALRGGKRMLTEGLKRVNEYDDATVETFYPVLLEAYKGAIDHHTVLYPGAMDAVEALKLAGYGVGICTNKPEALAEHLMRSLGVRDAFASLVGADTLPVRKPDPAPLFEAARRAGGDPARTVLIGDSDTDRNTSAAAGVPSVLVTFGPAGDDMAALNPEALLHRYEDLPGVVAELLP, from the coding sequence ATGCGGACAGTGATCTTTGATCTGGATGGTACTCTGGCGGACACGTCGGGGGATTTGCTGGCAGCGGCCAATGCCTGCTTCCGCCAGATGGGCCATGGCGATCTGCTGACCCGCCCGGGCGACGCGGCAATTGCCCTGCGCGGTGGCAAGCGGATGCTGACCGAGGGGCTGAAGCGGGTCAATGAGTACGATGACGCTACTGTCGAAACCTTTTATCCCGTGCTGCTGGAGGCGTACAAAGGCGCAATCGATCACCACACCGTTCTGTATCCCGGCGCGATGGATGCCGTCGAGGCGTTAAAACTGGCTGGCTATGGCGTTGGCATCTGCACCAACAAGCCTGAGGCGCTGGCCGAGCATCTGATGCGATCCCTTGGCGTGCGCGATGCCTTTGCCTCGCTTGTGGGCGCCGATACGCTGCCGGTGCGAAAACCCGATCCCGCGCCCTTGTTCGAAGCGGCCCGCCGCGCGGGCGGTGATCCCGCGCGCACCGTTCTGATTGGCGACAGCGATACCGACCGCAACACATCCGCCGCGGCGGGCGTGCCCTCGGTCCTCGTCACCTTCGGTCCTGCAGGCGATGACATGGCGGCGCTGAATCCCGAGGCGCTGCTGCACCGGTATGAAGATCTGCCCGGGGTGGTGGCGGAATTGCTGCCCTGA
- a CDS encoding DegT/DnrJ/EryC1/StrS family aminotransferase yields the protein MSEIFTGSFTQQEPIPEEAISAAMEVLRHGRLHRYNVAGDEAGETALLEREFADQMGAKYCLAVASGGYALATALRAVGVKHGDRVLTNAFTLAPVPGSIAAVGATPVYVDVTEDLTIDLEDLTAKADQADVLMLSHMRGHLCDMDRLMEICNDAGITVIEDCAHTMGAAWNGTLSGRHGTVGCYSCQTYKHVNSGEGGLLITDDEEVAARAIILSGSYMLYGRHLAAPGPEVFERVKYETPNISGRMDNLRAAILRPQLRDLEVQVARWNERYREVETGVRGTPGLTVVERPVAETYVGSSIQFLLLDWAADRVQEVLRRCAARGVELKWFGEPQPVAFTSRYDSWRYAETPSLPKSDRILAGIVDMRVPLTFSLEDCAQIARIIRAEVGAVFQGA from the coding sequence ATGAGCGAGATTTTCACTGGCAGTTTCACCCAGCAGGAACCCATTCCCGAAGAGGCGATTTCCGCCGCGATGGAGGTACTGCGCCATGGCCGTCTGCACCGCTACAATGTTGCGGGCGACGAGGCCGGAGAGACCGCGCTGCTGGAGCGCGAATTCGCCGATCAGATGGGGGCGAAATACTGTCTGGCGGTTGCTTCGGGCGGCTACGCACTGGCCACCGCGCTAAGAGCGGTTGGCGTGAAACATGGCGACCGGGTGCTGACCAATGCCTTTACCCTCGCGCCGGTGCCGGGCTCCATCGCAGCTGTCGGCGCCACGCCGGTCTATGTGGATGTGACCGAGGATCTGACCATCGATCTGGAGGATCTGACCGCCAAGGCTGATCAGGCGGATGTGCTGATGCTGAGCCATATGCGCGGGCATCTGTGTGACATGGACCGGCTGATGGAGATCTGCAACGACGCCGGGATCACCGTAATCGAGGATTGCGCCCACACCATGGGGGCGGCCTGGAATGGCACCCTTTCGGGACGGCATGGCACGGTGGGCTGCTATTCCTGCCAGACCTACAAGCACGTGAACTCGGGTGAGGGCGGATTGCTGATCACCGATGACGAGGAGGTCGCCGCGCGGGCTATCATCCTGTCCGGATCCTACATGCTCTATGGCCGTCATCTGGCCGCGCCGGGGCCAGAGGTGTTCGAACGGGTGAAATACGAAACCCCGAATATTTCTGGGCGGATGGACAATCTGCGGGCGGCGATCCTGCGGCCCCAGCTGCGCGATCTGGAGGTGCAGGTCGCCCGCTGGAATGAACGCTACAGGGAGGTCGAAACCGGGGTGCGCGGCACGCCCGGCCTGACCGTCGTGGAGCGCCCGGTAGCGGAAACCTATGTCGGCTCTTCTATCCAGTTTCTGTTGCTGGATTGGGCTGCGGACCGGGTGCAGGAAGTCCTGCGCCGCTGCGCCGCCCGCGGGGTTGAGCTGAAGTGGTTTGGTGAACCGCAGCCCGTGGCCTTTACCTCCCGCTATGACAGCTGGCGCTACGCCGAGACGCCGTCGCTGCCCAAAAGTGATCGCATTCTGGCGGGGATCGTCGATATGCGGGTTCCGCTGACCTTCAGCCTTGAGGACTGCGCCCAGATCGCCCGCATCATCCGCGCCGAGGTCGGTGCAGTGTTTCAGGGCGCCTGA
- a CDS encoding isovaleryl-CoA dehydrogenase has protein sequence MFNASMTFDLGEDVNALRDMVHRWAQERVKPMAQEIDQKNEFPAELWQEMGELGLLGITVPEEFGGAGMSYLAHTIAVEEIARASASVSLSYGAHSNLCVNQIKLNGNAEQKKKYLPRLISGEHVGALAMSEAGAGSDVVSMSLRAEKRNDHYRLNGNKYWITNGPDADTLVVYAKTDPEAGSKGITAFLIEKEFKGFSTSVHFDKLGMRGSNTGELIFEDCEVPFENVLGEEGRGVQVLMSGLDYERVVLAGIGSGIIAACMDEMMPYMKERKQFGKPIGSFQLMQGKIADMYTAMNSSRAYIYEVAKACDNGTVTRQDAAACCLYASEQAMVQAHQAVQAFGGAGYLSDNPVGRIFRDAKLMEIGAGTSEIRRMLIGRELMATM, from the coding sequence ATGTTCAACGCAAGCATGACTTTTGATCTGGGCGAAGATGTAAACGCCCTGCGCGACATGGTGCACCGCTGGGCGCAAGAGCGCGTCAAGCCGATGGCGCAGGAGATCGATCAGAAGAACGAATTCCCCGCCGAGCTGTGGCAGGAGATGGGTGAGCTCGGTCTTCTGGGTATCACCGTCCCCGAGGAATTCGGCGGAGCCGGGATGTCCTATCTGGCCCATACCATCGCGGTCGAGGAAATTGCCCGCGCCAGCGCCTCGGTGTCCTTGTCTTATGGTGCGCACTCCAACCTTTGCGTCAACCAGATCAAGCTGAACGGCAATGCCGAGCAGAAGAAGAAATACCTGCCCCGGCTGATTTCGGGTGAACACGTCGGCGCCCTGGCGATGTCCGAAGCGGGCGCCGGCTCTGATGTTGTGTCGATGTCCCTGCGGGCGGAAAAGCGCAACGATCATTACCGCCTCAACGGTAACAAATACTGGATCACCAACGGCCCCGATGCCGACACGCTGGTGGTCTACGCCAAGACCGATCCCGAAGCAGGCTCCAAGGGCATCACCGCCTTCCTGATCGAGAAAGAGTTCAAGGGGTTCTCGACCTCAGTGCATTTCGACAAGCTGGGCATGCGTGGCTCCAACACCGGCGAGCTGATCTTTGAAGACTGCGAAGTGCCATTTGAGAACGTGCTGGGCGAAGAGGGCAGGGGCGTTCAGGTCTTGATGTCCGGCCTTGATTACGAACGCGTGGTTCTGGCGGGCATCGGCAGCGGTATCATCGCCGCCTGCATGGACGAGATGATGCCCTACATGAAAGAGCGCAAGCAGTTCGGCAAGCCGATCGGAAGCTTCCAGCTGATGCAGGGCAAGATCGCCGATATGTACACGGCGATGAATTCCTCGCGCGCCTATATCTACGAAGTGGCCAAGGCCTGCGACAATGGCACGGTGACGCGCCAAGACGCGGCGGCTTGCTGCCTTTATGCCTCTGAGCAGGCAATGGTGCAGGCGCACCAGGCGGTGCAGGCCTTTGGCGGTGCCGGTTATCTGTCTGACAATCCGGTGGGCCGGATCTTCCGCGATGCCAAGCTGATGGAAATCGGCGCAGGCACCTCGGAAATCCGCCGCATGCTGATCGGCCGCGAGCTGATGGCAACCATGTAA
- a CDS encoding OmpW/AlkL family protein, with protein sequence MKRIVSALALSAACAAFAAPALAQSQGDWTFGAGIANVNPKSNNGTLAGGAATVSDETQLSLTVEYFIRDNLGIELLAATPFEHDVTIAGVGYAGSTKQLPPTLSLNYHFPTNSKITPFVGIGVNYTTFFEESSPLGVLNLDDSWGLALNAGADWQVSDNGALRLNVRYMDIETDAFLNGAAIGTAEIDPVVVGVAYVHRF encoded by the coding sequence ATGAAACGCATCGTTTCCGCCCTCGCCCTCTCTGCTGCATGCGCCGCCTTTGCGGCCCCGGCCCTTGCCCAGTCGCAAGGCGACTGGACCTTCGGTGCGGGGATCGCCAACGTGAACCCCAAATCGAACAACGGCACGTTGGCCGGGGGTGCCGCAACGGTCAGCGATGAAACGCAACTGTCTCTGACAGTTGAATATTTCATCCGCGACAACCTTGGCATCGAACTCTTGGCCGCGACCCCGTTCGAGCATGACGTCACCATCGCCGGTGTCGGCTATGCCGGTTCGACCAAGCAGTTGCCGCCGACCCTGTCGCTGAACTACCACTTCCCGACCAACAGCAAGATCACGCCCTTCGTCGGCATTGGTGTGAACTACACCACCTTCTTTGAAGAAAGCTCGCCGCTTGGCGTGCTGAACCTTGATGACAGCTGGGGTCTTGCGCTCAACGCCGGTGCGGACTGGCAAGTGTCGGACAACGGTGCGCTGCGTCTGAACGTGCGCTACATGGATATCGAGACCGACGCCTTCCTGAACGGTGCCGCGATCGGTACCGCCGAGATTGATCCGGTTGTTGTGGGTGTTGCCTACGTCCACCGCTTCTGA
- a CDS encoding AMP-binding protein: protein MQDYCSIPGLTPDGRWDLRERLNMAAQAMDHPADALALIDLTGAARRDISHGELAAMVDGLARYLLSRIQPGDRVGVLLSQSPWCAAAHLAIWKVGAISVPLFKLFQHDALASRAGDAGVRFVLTDPEGALLLGDLAEAVMVRDAGIDGAPVPFAATGPETPAVLIYTSGTTGSPKGALHAHRVLTGHLPGVAISHDHLGQPSDCIWTPADWAWIGGLFDVLMPGLALGVPVVAARLDKFTPEACVDLITRGDVRNIFFPPTALRMLKAAGKAVPGLRSVASGGEPLGAEMLAWAQEAFGLTINEFYGQTECNMVASSCGVDYPPRPGCIGKAVPGHEVAVIDANGNPTDQEGDVAVRRGSASMMLEYWNRPKETAEKFHGDWLITGDRGIWEGDYLRFVGREDDVITSSGYRIGPAEIEDCLLTHPSVATVGVVGKPDPMRTEIVKAYVVLKEGAAATEKELQDYVKGRLAHYSYPREIAFLDALPMTVTGKVIRKELKARAAAEQESSV from the coding sequence ATGCAGGACTATTGTAGCATTCCGGGGCTGACGCCCGATGGTCGCTGGGATCTGCGAGAGCGGCTCAATATGGCGGCACAGGCCATGGATCACCCGGCAGATGCGCTGGCGCTGATCGATCTGACCGGCGCCGCGCGGCGCGACATTTCCCATGGGGAACTGGCGGCGATGGTCGATGGTCTGGCGCGCTATCTTCTGTCGCGGATCCAGCCGGGCGACCGGGTGGGTGTGCTGCTCAGCCAGTCGCCCTGGTGTGCTGCCGCGCATCTCGCGATCTGGAAGGTCGGCGCCATTTCGGTGCCCTTGTTCAAGCTGTTCCAGCACGATGCGCTGGCCTCGCGCGCCGGGGATGCGGGGGTGCGTTTCGTGCTGACCGATCCCGAGGGTGCGCTGCTGCTGGGTGATCTGGCCGAGGCGGTGATGGTGCGGGACGCAGGCATTGACGGCGCCCCGGTGCCCTTTGCCGCGACCGGCCCGGAAACCCCGGCTGTCCTTATATATACCTCCGGCACCACCGGCAGCCCCAAGGGCGCGCTGCACGCCCACCGGGTGTTGACCGGCCATCTACCGGGCGTCGCCATCAGCCATGATCACCTGGGCCAGCCGAGCGATTGCATCTGGACCCCTGCCGATTGGGCCTGGATCGGCGGGCTGTTCGATGTGCTGATGCCAGGGCTAGCGCTGGGCGTGCCGGTCGTCGCGGCGCGGCTCGACAAATTCACGCCTGAGGCCTGCGTCGATCTGATCACGCGCGGAGATGTACGCAACATCTTCTTCCCGCCAACCGCGCTGCGCATGCTGAAGGCCGCAGGGAAGGCGGTGCCGGGCCTGCGCTCGGTCGCTTCGGGTGGTGAGCCCTTGGGGGCCGAGATGCTGGCCTGGGCGCAGGAGGCTTTTGGCCTCACCATCAACGAATTCTACGGGCAGACAGAATGCAATATGGTCGCCTCCTCCTGCGGCGTGGATTACCCGCCGCGTCCGGGCTGCATCGGCAAGGCGGTGCCAGGACATGAGGTCGCTGTCATTGATGCTAATGGCAATCCCACCGATCAGGAGGGCGATGTGGCGGTGCGGCGCGGCTCTGCCTCGATGATGCTGGAATATTGGAACCGCCCCAAGGAGACGGCCGAGAAATTCCACGGCGACTGGCTGATCACAGGCGATCGCGGCATCTGGGAGGGCGACTATCTGCGGTTCGTGGGCCGTGAGGATGATGTGATCACCTCCTCCGGCTATCGCATCGGCCCGGCCGAGATCGAGGATTGCCTGCTGACCCATCCCAGCGTCGCCACCGTCGGCGTCGTTGGCAAGCCCGACCCGATGCGCACCGAGATCGTCAAGGCCTATGTGGTGCTGAAAGAGGGCGCTGCGGCCACCGAGAAAGAACTGCAGGACTACGTCAAGGGCCGTCTGGCCCATTATTCCTACCCCCGTGAAATCGCATTTCTGGACGCCTTGCCGATGACCGTGACCGGCAAAGTGATCCGCAAGGAACTGAAGGCCCGTGCGGCCGCTGAACAGGAGTCTTCCGTATGA
- a CDS encoding carboxyl transferase domain-containing protein, translated as MKLQSKAMPSSEGFKQNRAAHLEALAQINEAAEAARMGGGKKSRARHESRGKMLPRRRVANLLDPGSPFLEVGATAAHGMYDGAAPAAGVIAGIGRVHGQEVMVVCNDATVKGGTYYPMTVKKHLRAQEIAEENRLPCIYLVDSGGANLPNQDEVFPDRDHFGRIFYNQARMSAKGIPQIAVVMGSCTAGGAYVPAMSDVTIIVKEQGTIFLAGPPLVKAATGEVVSAEDLGGGDVHTRLSGVADYLAEDDTHALALARRAVQSLNITKPLGVNWASPEEPAYDPEEILGVVPGDLRTPYDIREVIARLVDGSRFDEFKPRFGETLVTGFAHVKGCPVGIIANNGVLFSEAAQKGAHFVELCSQRKIPLVFLQNITGFMVGRKYENEGIARHGAKMVTAVATTNVPKVTMLVGGSFGAGNYGMSGRAYQPRFLWTWPNSRISVMGGEQAAGVLATVKRDAIERQGGSWSAEEEAEFKRPTIEMFEEQSHPLYASARLWDDGIIDPRKSREVLALSLSAALNAPIEDTRFGVFRM; from the coding sequence ATGAAACTTCAATCCAAGGCAATGCCTTCCTCCGAAGGCTTCAAACAGAACCGCGCCGCGCATCTGGAGGCGCTGGCGCAGATCAACGAGGCGGCGGAGGCCGCGCGCATGGGCGGCGGTAAGAAATCCCGCGCCCGACATGAAAGCCGGGGCAAGATGCTGCCGCGCCGCCGGGTGGCGAACCTTCTGGATCCGGGCTCTCCGTTTCTGGAGGTCGGCGCGACGGCAGCCCATGGTATGTATGATGGCGCCGCTCCTGCCGCAGGCGTGATCGCGGGCATCGGCCGCGTCCACGGGCAAGAGGTCATGGTGGTCTGCAACGATGCCACCGTGAAGGGCGGCACCTACTACCCAATGACGGTGAAAAAGCACCTGCGCGCGCAGGAGATCGCCGAGGAAAACCGCCTGCCGTGCATCTATCTGGTGGACAGTGGCGGCGCCAACCTGCCCAACCAGGACGAGGTCTTCCCGGACCGCGATCACTTTGGCCGGATCTTCTACAATCAGGCGCGCATGTCCGCAAAAGGCATCCCGCAAATCGCCGTGGTCATGGGCTCCTGCACCGCAGGCGGCGCCTATGTACCGGCGATGTCGGATGTGACCATCATCGTCAAGGAACAGGGGACCATCTTCCTTGCTGGTCCTCCGCTGGTGAAGGCCGCAACGGGTGAGGTGGTTTCCGCCGAAGACCTGGGCGGCGGTGATGTGCACACGCGCCTCTCTGGTGTGGCCGATTATCTGGCCGAGGATGACACCCACGCGCTGGCGCTGGCGCGGCGCGCGGTGCAGTCGCTCAACATTACCAAGCCGCTGGGCGTCAACTGGGCCAGCCCGGAAGAGCCCGCCTATGACCCTGAAGAAATCCTTGGCGTGGTGCCCGGTGATCTGCGCACGCCTTATGACATCCGCGAGGTGATCGCGCGTCTGGTGGATGGGTCGCGCTTTGACGAGTTCAAGCCGCGCTTTGGCGAAACGCTGGTCACCGGCTTTGCCCATGTGAAGGGCTGCCCGGTGGGCATCATCGCCAACAACGGTGTGCTGTTCTCCGAAGCCGCGCAGAAGGGCGCGCATTTCGTGGAGCTGTGCTCCCAGCGTAAGATCCCGCTGGTCTTCCTGCAGAACATCACCGGCTTCATGGTGGGCCGCAAGTACGAGAACGAAGGCATCGCCCGCCATGGTGCCAAGATGGTGACAGCGGTGGCAACGACCAATGTACCGAAAGTCACCATGCTGGTGGGCGGCTCCTTTGGGGCTGGCAACTACGGCATGTCGGGCCGGGCCTATCAGCCACGCTTCCTGTGGACCTGGCCGAACAGCCGGATCTCGGTGATGGGCGGCGAGCAGGCGGCGGGCGTTCTCGCCACCGTGAAACGCGACGCCATCGAGCGCCAGGGCGGCAGCTGGAGCGCCGAGGAGGAGGCCGAGTTCAAGCGCCCCACCATCGAGATGTTCGAGGAGCAGAGCCACCCGCTTTATGCCTCGGCGCGGCTTTGGGACGATGGCATCATCGACCCGCGAAAATCCCGCGAGGTGCTGGCCCTGTCGCTGAGCGCCGCTTTGAATGCCCCGATTGAAGACACACGCTTTGGCGTGTTCCGGATGTGA
- a CDS encoding ASCH domain-containing protein codes for MIPLEEALAAFPVAQSYRPGDSSALNAEIIGLIRSGAKTVSCEAWSVFDDGLESFPEVGRVDIVLNWDGTAACATETVKVDKVRFCDVTAEMVPPQGEFKDLEHWRAGYESYLTRTGRFHQNAPMMVETFRLVRDFGDHKDV; via the coding sequence ATGATCCCCCTCGAAGAGGCCCTCGCAGCATTTCCCGTTGCGCAAAGCTATCGCCCCGGCGATTCATCTGCCTTGAATGCCGAAATCATCGGCCTGATCCGCTCGGGCGCAAAGACCGTCAGCTGCGAGGCTTGGTCGGTCTTCGACGATGGCCTGGAAAGCTTTCCCGAGGTGGGGCGCGTGGATATCGTGTTGAACTGGGACGGAACGGCCGCCTGCGCCACCGAAACCGTGAAGGTGGACAAGGTCCGCTTTTGCGACGTAACGGCAGAGATGGTTCCGCCGCAGGGAGAATTCAAAGACTTGGAGCACTGGCGGGCGGGGTACGAAAGCTACCTGACCCGTACGGGTCGCTTTCACCAAAACGCACCGATGATGGTTGAGACCTTTCGTCTGGTCCGTGATTTCGGAGACCACAAAGATGTTTGA
- a CDS encoding acetyl/propionyl/methylcrotonyl-CoA carboxylase subunit alpha, which produces MFDKILIANRGEIACRVMETARAMGVKTVAIYSDADRAAKHVAMADEAVHIGTGSAPADSYLLGDEIIAIAKATGAQAIHPGYGFLSENPEFVDAVEAAGLVFIGPSADAIRKMGLKDAAKALMEEAGVPVVPGYHGKNQDPEHLSGAADTIGYPVLIKAVAGGGGKGMRLVEDPKDFDEALKSAQGEATTAFGNPDVLIEKYIQQPRHIEVQVFGDGTTAVHLFERDCSLQRRHQKVIEEAPAPGMTEEMREAMGRAGVRAAEAIGYKGAGTVEFIVDGSNGLRPDGFWFMEMNTRLQVEHPVTELITGVDLVEWQLRVASGESLPQQQDELTITGHAFEARLYAEDVPKGFLPATGTLTHLQFPASCRADSGVRAGDTISPWYDPMISKVIVHGPTRAVALSRLSQALAETQVGGTVTNLAFLGALAAHDGFSAGDVDTGLIARDLDQLVQAPMVKPEHKAAAGMQALGLTNTDWDTGFTLWSDMHRSVHLSHQGEEFEAMVEVDGPDRQIWAIGEDQVVANRIGGAWVLGGDRLPPMAQAGNTITVFDGYGIQFEVIDPLDRASAAGGDMNLIEAPMPGLVKAVFAEAGQKVKEGDRLAILEAMKMEHSLLAARDGTVAEVLAAAGDQVEAGAALVRLEEAED; this is translated from the coding sequence ATGTTTGACAAGATTCTGATCGCAAACCGGGGCGAGATCGCCTGCCGTGTCATGGAAACCGCCCGCGCCATGGGCGTGAAAACCGTGGCCATCTACTCAGACGCCGACCGGGCCGCGAAACATGTGGCCATGGCGGATGAGGCAGTTCACATCGGCACCGGCTCTGCGCCCGCCGACAGCTACCTTCTGGGGGATGAGATCATCGCCATCGCCAAGGCCACCGGCGCTCAGGCGATCCATCCGGGCTATGGCTTCCTGTCGGAAAACCCCGAGTTCGTGGACGCGGTAGAGGCGGCTGGCCTTGTGTTCATCGGCCCCTCGGCGGATGCGATCCGCAAGATGGGACTGAAAGACGCGGCCAAGGCACTGATGGAAGAGGCGGGCGTGCCCGTTGTGCCCGGCTATCACGGCAAGAACCAGGACCCCGAGCATCTGTCGGGCGCTGCCGATACCATCGGCTATCCCGTCCTGATCAAGGCGGTCGCCGGTGGCGGTGGCAAGGGTATGCGTCTGGTCGAGGATCCAAAGGATTTCGACGAGGCGTTGAAAAGCGCGCAGGGCGAAGCCACCACGGCCTTTGGCAACCCGGATGTCTTGATCGAGAAATACATCCAGCAACCCCGCCATATCGAAGTGCAGGTCTTTGGCGATGGCACCACAGCGGTGCACCTGTTCGAGCGGGACTGCTCGCTGCAGCGCCGTCACCAGAAGGTCATCGAAGAGGCACCTGCGCCCGGTATGACCGAGGAAATGCGCGAGGCCATGGGCCGCGCAGGTGTGCGCGCGGCCGAGGCGATTGGCTATAAAGGCGCCGGTACGGTGGAATTCATCGTCGATGGCTCCAACGGGCTGCGCCCCGACGGGTTCTGGTTCATGGAGATGAACACCCGCCTGCAGGTGGAACATCCGGTCACCGAACTGATCACCGGCGTCGATCTGGTGGAATGGCAGCTGCGCGTGGCTTCGGGTGAAAGCCTGCCGCAACAGCAGGACGAGCTGACCATCACCGGTCACGCCTTTGAAGCGCGGCTTTATGCCGAAGACGTGCCAAAGGGCTTCCTGCCTGCAACCGGTACGCTGACGCATCTGCAATTCCCCGCAAGCTGCCGCGCCGACAGTGGCGTGCGGGCAGGGGACACCATCAGCCCTTGGTATGATCCGATGATCTCCAAGGTGATCGTGCATGGCCCCACCCGCGCAGTGGCCCTGTCGCGCCTGTCGCAGGCTTTGGCGGAAACGCAAGTGGGCGGTACGGTAACCAACCTTGCCTTCCTTGGCGCATTGGCCGCACACGACGGCTTCTCTGCGGGTGATGTCGATACCGGCCTCATCGCGCGGGATCTGGATCAACTGGTGCAGGCACCCATGGTCAAGCCCGAGCACAAGGCCGCTGCCGGGATGCAGGCGCTGGGACTGACCAACACCGACTGGGACACCGGTTTTACCCTGTGGTCCGACATGCACCGTTCGGTCCATCTCAGCCATCAGGGCGAAGAGTTCGAAGCCATGGTCGAGGTGGACGGGCCGGATCGCCAGATCTGGGCCATCGGTGAGGATCAGGTCGTGGCAAACCGTATCGGAGGTGCCTGGGTTCTGGGCGGCGACCGTCTGCCGCCGATGGCGCAGGCCGGGAACACGATCACCGTTTTCGATGGCTACGGGATCCAGTTCGAGGTGATCGATCCGTTGGATCGGGCGTCGGCTGCCGGGGGTGACATGAACTTGATCGAGGCACCGATGCCGGGTCTGGTCAAGGCGGTCTTCGCCGAAGCGGGCCAGAAGGTGAAGGAAGGTGATCGCCTTGCCATTCTCGAAGCCATGAAGATGGAGCATTCGCTGCTGGCTGCCCGTGATGGTACCGTGGCAGAAGTTCTGGCCGCCGCTGGCGATCAGGTCGAGGCCGGAGCCGCGCTGGTGCGGCTGGAGGAGGCCGAAGACTGA